Proteins from a genomic interval of Desertibacillus haloalkaliphilus:
- a CDS encoding PAS domain S-box protein — MVTFDTYGKILSVNKAIKSMFGYSYEEVVDYQIGSLFLIDTVEKEAKSKQIDMSFIKQAGERVFEVIALRKDKSWFHADIQVGKTTVEGHEIFVCTIRDITERKQMEEDKKQKYIDMETIVQE; from the coding sequence ATTGTTACTTTTGATACGTATGGAAAAATATTATCAGTGAATAAAGCTATTAAAAGCATGTTCGGTTATTCGTATGAAGAAGTTGTTGATTATCAGATCGGGAGTCTGTTTCTTATTGATACAGTAGAAAAAGAAGCAAAGTCAAAACAAATTGACATGTCGTTTATCAAGCAAGCAGGGGAACGTGTTTTCGAAGTTATTGCCTTACGTAAAGATAAAAGTTGGTTTCATGCGGATATACAAGTTGGGAAAACGACTGTAGAAGGTCATGAAATTTTTGTCTGCACAATTAGGGACATAACTGAACGAAAACAAATGGAGGAAGACAAAAAGCAAAAGTATATAGATATGGAAACGATTGTTCAAGAG